Proteins encoded by one window of Chondromyces crocatus:
- a CDS encoding aminopeptidase, giving the protein MTPACRVVEELLGIGPSDHVVIVHDEANADIAAAFEHAAAERGVLVERLAWGSIERRPLPACPSAVLRAIHGATATVMVVSWEEGEYDARYALINAVIGARTRHVHMIGTGRRAFIGSMMASTGRVFELLQAVRAAMRPASRLSVRSLAGTHLDVEMAPHLRWFANGHAVVPGHWINVPFGALISSPATVNGVYVVDASIGGGFGARSGLLTSRPIKLTIEGSRVRRVECSDITLRRYVETFMAESKDRDRVGLLSLGANLGIREALGEVVHDENMPGLHLSLGDTVPTRTGATWTAYGQLAFASGAADVDLDGEPLIRRTRYVRFV; this is encoded by the coding sequence CGCGTCGTGGAGGAGCTGCTCGGAATCGGCCCGTCGGATCACGTGGTGATCGTGCACGACGAAGCGAACGCGGACATCGCCGCGGCGTTCGAGCATGCGGCCGCCGAGCGGGGCGTGCTCGTCGAGCGGCTGGCGTGGGGGAGCATCGAGCGCAGGCCACTGCCGGCGTGTCCCTCGGCCGTCCTGCGCGCGATCCACGGGGCCACGGCGACGGTGATGGTGGTCTCGTGGGAAGAGGGGGAGTACGACGCCCGCTACGCGCTGATCAACGCGGTGATCGGGGCGAGGACGCGGCACGTGCACATGATCGGCACCGGGCGACGCGCGTTCATCGGGAGCATGATGGCGAGCACGGGGCGCGTGTTCGAGCTGCTCCAGGCGGTGCGCGCCGCGATGCGGCCGGCGTCCCGGCTCTCGGTCCGCAGCCTGGCGGGGACCCACCTCGACGTGGAGATGGCGCCGCACCTCCGCTGGTTCGCGAACGGCCACGCGGTGGTGCCTGGGCACTGGATCAACGTGCCATTCGGCGCGCTGATCAGCTCTCCGGCGACGGTGAACGGCGTCTACGTGGTGGATGCCTCCATCGGCGGGGGGTTCGGGGCGCGGTCAGGGCTGCTCACGTCGCGGCCGATCAAGCTGACGATCGAGGGGAGCCGGGTGCGCCGGGTCGAGTGCAGCGACATCACGCTGCGGCGCTACGTGGAGACCTTCATGGCCGAGTCGAAGGATCGCGACCGGGTCGGGCTCCTCAGCCTGGGCGCGAACCTGGGGATCCGCGAGGCGCTCGGTGAGGTGGTGCATGACGAGAACATGCCCGGCCTCCACCTCTCGCTCGGCGATACCGTCCCGACACGGACGGGAGCAACGTGGACCGCGTACGGGCAGCTCGCCTTCGCGAGTGGCGCGGCCGACGTGGACCTCGACGGCGAGCCCCTGATCCGTCGGACGAGATACGTCCGCTTCGTGTGA